One window from the genome of Rhizobium sp. Pop5 encodes:
- a CDS encoding pyridoxal phosphate-dependent aminotransferase, with amino-acid sequence MSVIADRLKNVSISASAAMTQRARELASKGVKVVSLSSGEPDFPTPAHAIEAAHAAALAGDTKYPPMDGTPALKAAITRKFKRDNNLDYDASQIIVSGGGKQVIFNAMLATCNPGDEVVIPTPSWVSYADIVKFAGGVPVAVPCHEQTGFKLRAEDLEAAITPRTKWLFLNFPNNPTGAACSRAEMTAIAEVMLRHPNVWIMTDDIYEHLVYDDFQFCTIAEIEPRLYDRVLTMNGVSKAYAMTGWRLGFCAGPKELISAVSNVNGQNGGGITTLTQAAATAALDGPQDLLKERAAIYKTRRDFVLDRLSDVEGLCCHRPEGAFYIYPNISGLIGKTSKGGRKIESDVDFVMGLVEEHHVATVQGAAYGMSPFFRISYATSMEKLDEGCARIAQFCKDMR; translated from the coding sequence ATGTCCGTCATCGCAGATCGCCTGAAAAACGTCTCCATATCCGCATCAGCCGCCATGACGCAGCGCGCCCGGGAATTGGCCTCCAAGGGGGTCAAGGTCGTCAGCCTCTCCTCCGGCGAGCCGGATTTTCCGACGCCGGCACACGCGATCGAGGCAGCCCACGCCGCAGCGCTGGCCGGCGATACGAAATATCCGCCGATGGACGGCACGCCTGCGCTGAAAGCCGCCATCACCCGGAAGTTCAAGCGCGACAACAATCTCGACTACGATGCCAGCCAGATCATCGTCTCGGGCGGCGGCAAACAGGTGATCTTCAACGCCATGCTGGCGACCTGCAATCCGGGCGACGAGGTTGTCATCCCGACGCCTTCCTGGGTGAGCTATGCCGACATCGTCAAATTCGCCGGTGGTGTGCCGGTCGCCGTCCCGTGCCACGAACAGACCGGCTTCAAGCTGCGCGCGGAGGATCTGGAGGCGGCGATCACCCCGCGCACCAAATGGCTCTTCCTGAATTTCCCGAACAATCCGACCGGAGCAGCCTGCTCCCGGGCGGAAATGACCGCCATTGCCGAGGTCATGTTGCGTCATCCCAATGTCTGGATCATGACCGACGATATTTACGAACACCTGGTCTATGACGACTTCCAGTTCTGCACGATCGCGGAAATCGAACCCAGACTGTACGACCGCGTCCTGACGATGAACGGCGTCTCCAAGGCCTATGCGATGACCGGCTGGCGGCTCGGTTTCTGCGCCGGGCCGAAAGAGCTGATCTCCGCCGTCAGCAACGTCAATGGCCAGAATGGCGGCGGCATTACGACGCTGACCCAGGCAGCAGCGACCGCGGCGCTTGACGGACCGCAGGATCTTCTGAAGGAGCGGGCGGCGATCTACAAGACGCGACGCGACTTCGTCCTCGACAGATTGTCTGATGTGGAAGGGCTATGCTGCCACCGGCCGGAAGGCGCCTTCTATATCTATCCCAACATATCGGGGCTGATCGGCAAGACCAGCAAGGGTGGACGAAAGATCGAAAGCGACGTCGACTTCGTCATGGGCCTGGTGGAGGAACATCATGTCGCGACGGTGCAAGGCGCGGCTTACGGAATGAGCCCCTTCTTCCGCATTTCCTACGCGACAAGCATGGAAAAACTCGATGAAGGCTGCGCGCGCATCGCCCAGTTCTGCAAGGATATGCGCTGA
- a CDS encoding SDR family oxidoreductase, with product MPFSDYKTALVTGASSGIGAAVVERLRRENIEVHAVARSAQMLQQLAERTGCIAHAIDVTDRQAIAELAGRVEFDILVNNAGVDRPKKFLEADEGDIDLIVDVNLRAVLHICRLVVPGMVARDRGHVINISSIAGAYNFGGNSSYHATKAGVSMLSNQLRIDAFGKRVRVTEICPGRVATDIFNHVHGDDPSIRERFIDGFELPQAADIADAIAFAISAPVAVNIGHMEITPTLQVMGGLQTARPQPKTDPSGEPNP from the coding sequence ATGCCATTCTCCGACTACAAGACCGCACTGGTGACCGGCGCTTCCTCCGGTATCGGCGCAGCCGTGGTTGAGCGGCTCCGCCGGGAGAATATCGAGGTCCATGCCGTTGCCCGCAGTGCCCAAATGCTTCAGCAGTTGGCAGAACGCACGGGCTGCATTGCCCACGCCATCGATGTGACCGACCGCCAGGCGATCGCCGAGCTCGCGGGCCGAGTGGAATTCGACATTCTCGTCAACAATGCCGGCGTCGACCGGCCGAAGAAGTTCCTGGAAGCCGACGAGGGCGACATCGATCTGATCGTCGACGTTAATCTCCGGGCAGTATTGCACATCTGCCGCCTGGTCGTGCCAGGCATGGTGGCGCGCGACCGCGGCCACGTCATCAACATCTCGTCGATCGCCGGTGCCTATAATTTCGGCGGCAACTCCTCCTATCACGCCACCAAGGCCGGCGTGAGCATGCTCTCCAACCAGCTGCGCATCGACGCCTTCGGCAAGCGGGTGCGGGTCACCGAAATCTGCCCCGGCCGGGTTGCCACCGATATCTTCAATCACGTCCACGGCGATGATCCTAGCATCCGTGAACGCTTCATCGACGGTTTCGAACTGCCGCAAGCAGCCGATATTGCCGACGCCATCGCCTTCGCCATATCGGCTCCCGTCGCCGTCAACATCGGACATATGGAGATCACGCCGACACTGCAGGTCATGGGCGGCCTGCAGACCGCAAGGCCGCAGCCGAAGACGGATCCATCCGGGGAGCCAAATCCGTGA
- a CDS encoding amino acid ABC transporter permease, with product MIQDMIAIVRDYWLLLLIGQYPNGPLGGLANTLILSALSITLAFPASILFAMARLSRSPLLRWPVTALVYFTRGVPLLMLILWSYFLVPLLTGADVPSFVTMLTTLVVYQSAFLSEVVRAGIVALGPGQMDAARALGHGYIGAMRYIILPQALYNMIPSILSTFVSTIKDTTLGYVINVPDLTFAASQVNNQLLTQPFQVFLILAIVYFAICWTLTYFANRLERRITRRRAGLLVPAAAVVTPSKIVSEQL from the coding sequence ATGATCCAGGATATGATCGCCATCGTCCGCGACTACTGGTTGCTGCTCCTGATCGGCCAATATCCGAACGGACCACTCGGCGGGCTCGCCAATACGCTGATCCTTTCGGCGCTCAGCATCACTCTCGCCTTTCCCGCCAGCATCCTGTTTGCAATGGCGCGGCTCTCCAGGTCGCCGCTGCTGCGCTGGCCGGTCACTGCCCTTGTCTATTTCACCCGGGGCGTGCCGCTCTTGATGCTCATCCTGTGGAGCTATTTCCTGGTTCCACTGCTGACCGGCGCCGACGTGCCAAGCTTCGTCACCATGTTGACGACGCTGGTGGTTTATCAGAGCGCGTTTTTGAGCGAAGTCGTTCGTGCCGGCATCGTCGCACTCGGACCGGGCCAGATGGATGCGGCGCGCGCACTTGGCCACGGCTATATCGGCGCGATGCGCTACATCATCCTGCCGCAGGCGCTCTACAACATGATCCCGAGCATCCTCTCCACCTTCGTCTCGACGATCAAGGACACCACGCTCGGCTATGTGATCAACGTGCCGGACCTGACCTTTGCCGCAAGCCAGGTCAACAATCAGCTCCTGACGCAGCCCTTCCAGGTCTTCCTCATCCTGGCGATCGTCTATTTCGCCATCTGCTGGACGCTGACCTACTTCGCAAATCGCCTCGAGCGGCGCATCACCCGGCGACGTGCGGGACTTCTCGTGCCCGCCGCTGCCGTGGTCACGCCGTCGAAAATCGTATCGGAGCAGCTATGA
- a CDS encoding acetyl-CoA carboxylase: MSAIDFSDPAIIAFLTDALTAAGVAGIEISRPDGQIRIVISVAPGAPINAQVATPRASGSAPAVVKAPLAGHFCAEHPAAATPQTLPRSVSDADTLGFIRVGHVLLPLRADLSGVLTRLLAEPGALVGFGDPLFEIELPS, from the coding sequence ATGAGCGCGATCGATTTCAGCGATCCCGCAATCATCGCATTCCTCACCGACGCACTGACGGCGGCCGGCGTGGCGGGCATCGAAATCTCCCGGCCGGACGGGCAGATTCGCATCGTCATTTCAGTGGCGCCCGGCGCCCCGATCAACGCGCAGGTCGCCACACCTCGCGCTTCCGGCTCCGCGCCGGCCGTCGTGAAGGCGCCGCTGGCGGGGCATTTCTGCGCCGAACATCCCGCCGCCGCCACGCCCCAAACTCTGCCGCGCTCCGTATCAGACGCGGATACTCTCGGCTTCATCAGGGTAGGACATGTCCTTCTTCCCCTTCGCGCCGATCTTTCCGGTGTTTTGACCAGGCTGCTTGCCGAGCCCGGCGCCCTGGTCGGCTTCGGCGACCCTCTGTTCGAAATCGAGCTGCCATCATGA
- the accC gene encoding acetyl-CoA carboxylase biotin carboxylase subunit, translating into MPKTLEQSAASGRRFDTVLIANRGEIAARVQRACRELGLKTVAVCSEADRQASYIKTADNFLCIGPAAAGKSYLNQDAILLAARLTGAGAIHPGYGFLSENAAFADAVEKAELVFIGPTASSIATMGDKIAAKRAMMAAGVPCVPGPDSALPDDPATIEHIALEIGYPVIVKASSGGGGRGMRVVLRADQLHEAIAMTREEARKAFGSRAVYIEKFLEHPRHIEIQVLCDDHGNAVWLGHRDCSMQRRHQKVVEEAPAPGIAPDIIQPVGLACIEACRQIGYRGVGTFEFLYENGAFYFIEMNTRLQVEHPVTELTSGVDIVQAQIKAAQGNVLDLAQGDVACEGHSFECRINAEDPDTFLPSAGVVTHLTLPRGPGIRVDTHIHPGYRVSPYYDSLIAKLIVHAPTRAKAMARMCEALAGTEIEGIATNIPFLRALFEDHAFARGETDIHYLEQWLKLRRAAA; encoded by the coding sequence ATGCCGAAAACATTGGAACAATCCGCTGCCTCAGGACGCCGTTTCGATACGGTCCTCATCGCCAATCGCGGCGAGATCGCCGCCCGGGTTCAGCGCGCCTGCCGCGAACTCGGCCTGAAGACGGTCGCCGTCTGCTCCGAGGCGGACAGGCAAGCGTCTTATATCAAGACCGCAGACAATTTTCTCTGCATCGGCCCAGCGGCTGCGGGCAAGAGCTATCTCAATCAGGATGCCATTCTTCTCGCCGCACGCCTGACCGGCGCGGGCGCCATCCATCCCGGCTACGGTTTTCTGTCTGAGAACGCCGCATTCGCCGACGCCGTTGAGAAGGCCGAGCTGGTCTTCATCGGCCCGACGGCTTCATCGATCGCGACCATGGGCGACAAGATCGCGGCGAAGCGGGCGATGATGGCAGCCGGCGTCCCCTGCGTTCCCGGTCCCGATAGCGCGCTGCCCGACGACCCGGCCACAATCGAGCACATCGCGTTGGAAATCGGCTATCCCGTCATCGTCAAGGCGTCCAGCGGCGGTGGCGGACGCGGCATGCGCGTCGTGCTGAGGGCCGATCAGCTGCATGAAGCGATCGCAATGACGCGAGAAGAGGCGCGCAAGGCCTTCGGCTCACGCGCCGTCTACATAGAGAAATTCCTGGAGCATCCGCGCCATATCGAAATCCAGGTTCTTTGCGACGATCACGGCAACGCCGTGTGGCTCGGACATCGGGATTGCTCGATGCAGCGCCGCCATCAGAAAGTGGTGGAGGAGGCGCCGGCCCCGGGAATCGCGCCCGATATCATCCAGCCGGTCGGCCTGGCTTGCATCGAGGCCTGCCGTCAGATCGGCTACCGCGGCGTCGGCACCTTCGAATTCCTCTATGAGAACGGCGCTTTCTATTTCATCGAAATGAACACGCGGCTTCAGGTGGAACATCCCGTCACCGAACTGACGAGCGGGGTCGATATCGTCCAGGCGCAGATAAAGGCGGCCCAAGGCAACGTTCTGGATCTCGCCCAGGGCGATGTGGCCTGCGAAGGCCACTCTTTCGAATGCCGCATCAATGCCGAAGATCCCGACACATTCCTGCCATCGGCAGGTGTCGTCACCCATCTGACTTTGCCGCGGGGGCCGGGCATCCGGGTCGATACGCATATTCATCCCGGCTACAGGGTCTCACCCTATTACGACTCGCTGATCGCCAAGCTGATCGTTCATGCGCCGACGCGGGCGAAAGCGATGGCAAGAATGTGCGAGGCGCTTGCCGGCACCGAGATCGAGGGCATCGCCACCAACATCCCCTTCCTGCGCGCCCTGTTCGAGGACCACGCATTCGCGCGCGGTGAGACCGATATCCATTATCTCGAGCAGTGGCTGAAGCTGCGGAGGGCGGCGGCATGA
- a CDS encoding 5-oxoprolinase subunit PxpA yields MKIDLNSDMGEGFGPYRLCDDEAMMKIVSSANIACGFHGGDPDTMGRMVRLAKLNGVGIGAHPGLPDRLGFGRREIPFQADELRQQMLYQLGALMAIASAERVAVSHISFHAAMGNMVNRDPLLADLMMDAIATVDANLVVFVTSGSEIEQAAKRARLKTLALFLADRAYDAGGRLVARGLSGAVIKDDAAVRARVRKFLVDGSVETIDGAVIAMPARSILVHSDTPGALELAGIVRGEIEAMGATLAPAAELAD; encoded by the coding sequence ATGAAGATCGATCTGAATTCCGACATGGGCGAAGGATTTGGTCCCTATCGGCTCTGCGACGACGAAGCGATGATGAAAATCGTCTCCTCGGCCAATATCGCCTGCGGGTTCCATGGTGGCGACCCCGATACCATGGGGCGCATGGTGCGGCTGGCGAAACTGAACGGTGTCGGCATCGGCGCCCATCCCGGCCTACCCGACCGGCTGGGCTTCGGCCGGCGCGAAATACCCTTCCAAGCGGACGAGCTTCGCCAGCAGATGCTCTACCAGCTTGGCGCGTTGATGGCGATCGCCAGCGCCGAACGGGTCGCCGTCTCCCATATCAGCTTCCATGCGGCGATGGGCAATATGGTCAACCGCGATCCTCTCCTCGCCGACCTGATGATGGATGCGATCGCCACCGTCGACGCCAATCTCGTCGTCTTCGTCACGTCAGGCAGCGAGATCGAGCAGGCGGCGAAACGTGCGCGCCTGAAGACACTGGCGCTTTTCCTTGCCGACCGGGCCTATGACGCCGGCGGCAGGCTTGTCGCACGTGGGCTTTCCGGGGCCGTCATCAAGGATGATGCTGCGGTGCGCGCCCGTGTCCGAAAATTCCTCGTCGACGGAAGCGTCGAGACGATCGACGGCGCCGTGATCGCCATGCCGGCGCGCTCAATTCTCGTCCACAGCGACACGCCGGGCGCCCTGGAGCTTGCCGGCATCGTGCGCGGCGAGATCGAAGCCATGGGCGCGACACTCGCCCCCGCCGCCGAACTCGCCGACTGA
- a CDS encoding biotin/lipoyl-containing protein: MDLSKIKTLIDFVGRSNITELTVTEKDVTVRIFRRSPADAAVAVPPQKPESTTDPVSDAPSSIEKTAHAVKAPVFGVLHRAPAPGEPPFVAIGDAVEEGQTLFIIEAMKVYNTIAAPRSGRITRLTEIDNGEVETGDLLAEIA, encoded by the coding sequence ATGGACCTCTCGAAGATCAAGACGCTGATCGACTTTGTCGGACGATCGAATATTACCGAGCTGACCGTGACGGAAAAGGACGTGACGGTTCGGATTTTCCGCAGGTCGCCGGCAGACGCGGCTGTTGCCGTGCCCCCGCAAAAGCCGGAATCGACGACAGATCCCGTCTCCGATGCACCTTCGAGCATCGAGAAAACCGCCCATGCGGTGAAGGCGCCCGTCTTCGGCGTTCTGCACCGGGCGCCTGCGCCCGGCGAGCCGCCGTTCGTCGCGATCGGCGACGCGGTGGAGGAGGGGCAGACCCTTTTCATCATCGAGGCGATGAAGGTCTACAATACGATCGCCGCGCCGCGGTCCGGGCGCATCACGCGCCTGACCGAAATCGACAATGGCGAGGTCGAGACCGGCGATCTGCTCGCGGAGATCGCCTGA
- a CDS encoding amino acid ABC transporter permease: MSGFDLSAILGNPEYAAMLLHGIEMTFIIYAGSWSLAMALALLLLAVRLSPFRFGDPLVAAYVSYHRNVPTLVQLMLWYFGIFTLMPNGLATWLASHNAEAIFAVIGLGLCQAAYFSEDLRSGVRSVGPGQMQAARALGHGYVSAMRFVIMPQGVRNALPPLINHSVSLFKNSSLAVVIGASELTHAVKEIENLSFRTFEIYLIGTVLYLFFSLVIMSIGAYLAMRADPARSARA; encoded by the coding sequence GTGAGTGGGTTCGACCTTTCGGCAATCCTTGGAAATCCCGAATATGCCGCCATGTTGCTGCATGGCATCGAGATGACCTTCATCATCTATGCCGGGTCCTGGTCGCTGGCGATGGCGCTCGCGCTTCTGCTTTTGGCTGTGCGCCTGTCGCCCTTTCGCTTCGGCGATCCGTTGGTCGCCGCTTACGTATCCTACCACCGCAACGTCCCCACGCTGGTGCAGCTGATGCTGTGGTATTTCGGGATTTTCACCCTGATGCCGAACGGGCTCGCGACATGGCTCGCAAGCCACAATGCCGAGGCGATCTTCGCGGTGATCGGGCTCGGGCTCTGCCAGGCCGCCTATTTCAGCGAGGATCTCCGATCGGGCGTGCGCTCGGTCGGTCCCGGGCAGATGCAGGCGGCCCGTGCGCTGGGCCATGGCTATGTCTCGGCGATGCGTTTCGTCATCATGCCGCAGGGCGTGCGCAACGCGCTGCCGCCGCTCATCAATCACAGCGTCTCCCTGTTCAAGAACAGCAGTCTCGCCGTCGTCATCGGCGCGTCGGAACTGACGCATGCCGTCAAGGAAATCGAAAACCTCAGCTTCCGCACCTTCGAGATCTATCTGATCGGCACGGTTCTCTACCTCTTCTTCTCGCTCGTGATCATGAGCATCGGCGCCTATCTCGCAATGCGCGCGGATCCTGCCAGGAGTGCGCGCGCATGA
- the nac gene encoding nitrogen assimilation transcriptional regulator NAC: MDIRRLKSFIVIVDSGSITRAADLLHIAQPALSQQLAALEEHFGHKLLIRSQQGVSMTDAGHAVYRHAQIILRQMEQAQADASAAGNSLAGRVSVGLVPFSSAATLSVDLLAETRKRHPGILLHLTESVGQTYSQMIMNGRLEMALLHGTGPIKGVRFEPILSEEFFLVAHRDFAIEADAKPVPLNALDGMPLLLPPAYNFVRRAVDTAFTRTRTNLRVVAEVEIVRTLARAVGSGLGATIMPKAIADRIISESSEPLICRLVSPRIEETLSLCVSDQNPLSEPALAVRDILLELTARLKG, encoded by the coding sequence ATGGACATCAGACGCCTCAAATCTTTCATCGTGATCGTCGACAGCGGCAGCATCACGCGAGCGGCGGATCTTTTGCATATCGCCCAGCCGGCTCTCAGCCAGCAACTCGCGGCGCTGGAAGAGCATTTCGGCCACAAGCTGCTGATCCGCAGCCAGCAGGGCGTCAGCATGACCGATGCCGGACATGCGGTTTATCGCCATGCGCAGATCATCCTTCGGCAGATGGAGCAGGCACAGGCCGATGCGTCCGCCGCCGGCAATTCGCTTGCCGGGCGCGTGTCCGTCGGCCTCGTGCCGTTCAGCAGCGCGGCGACGCTCTCCGTCGATCTCCTGGCGGAAACCCGGAAACGGCATCCCGGCATTCTGCTGCACCTGACAGAAAGCGTTGGCCAGACCTACAGCCAGATGATCATGAACGGCCGGCTGGAGATGGCGCTTCTCCATGGAACCGGACCGATCAAGGGCGTGCGCTTCGAACCGATCCTTAGCGAAGAGTTTTTCCTTGTCGCCCACCGCGACTTTGCCATCGAAGCGGATGCGAAACCCGTTCCGCTCAACGCTCTCGACGGCATGCCGCTGCTCCTGCCGCCGGCCTATAATTTTGTCCGCCGCGCGGTCGATACCGCCTTCACCCGCACGCGCACCAATTTGAGGGTCGTGGCAGAAGTCGAAATCGTGCGCACGCTCGCCCGCGCGGTCGGCAGCGGCCTCGGCGCCACGATCATGCCGAAGGCGATTGCCGATCGCATCATCTCGGAATCGAGCGAGCCGCTGATCTGCCGGCTCGTCTCGCCGCGGATCGAGGAAACCCTGTCGCTGTGCGTTTCCGACCAGAACCCGCTGTCGGAACCCGCCCTTGCCGTCCGCGACATCCTTCTCGAATTGACGGCGCGGCTGAAGGGTTAA
- the pxpB gene encoding 5-oxoprolinase subunit PxpB — MIVTTNRHASQREIIPATQSRARVSAIGSRSFLLEAPGDFDLIAQRRIWALSRTVKGWPDIAEDIPGMTNLLVIFKETPEYPDAVVARLLEAWEDAQSIDLNGKTIEIPVHYGGEHATDLPALCDLSGLSDREAVRIHHEATYRVFALGSAPGFGYLHGLDPRIYMPRKTVPSLKMPKGCVTIGGMQTGVAMLTGPNGWNSIGFATLDMFDPTSPTPAMMAPGDTVRFLPARIEL; from the coding sequence ATGATCGTCACGACGAACAGACATGCCTCGCAACGCGAAATCATTCCGGCCACGCAAAGCCGGGCTCGGGTTTCCGCGATCGGCTCCAGATCCTTCCTGCTCGAAGCGCCCGGCGATTTCGATCTCATCGCGCAACGGCGGATCTGGGCTCTGTCCCGAACGGTGAAAGGCTGGCCGGATATCGCCGAAGACATTCCCGGAATGACCAACCTGCTGGTGATATTCAAGGAGACACCCGAATATCCAGATGCGGTGGTCGCCAGGCTGCTGGAAGCATGGGAGGATGCGCAAAGCATCGACCTCAACGGCAAGACCATCGAAATCCCCGTCCATTACGGCGGCGAACATGCGACCGATCTTCCCGCTCTTTGCGATCTCTCGGGTTTAAGCGACCGCGAAGCCGTCCGCATTCACCACGAAGCGACCTACCGTGTCTTCGCCTTGGGCAGTGCGCCAGGTTTCGGCTATCTGCATGGGCTCGATCCGCGCATCTACATGCCGCGAAAGACCGTGCCGTCGCTGAAGATGCCGAAGGGCTGCGTCACCATCGGCGGCATGCAGACCGGCGTCGCCATGCTTACTGGCCCGAACGGCTGGAATTCCATCGGTTTTGCGACGCTTGACATGTTCGACCCGACGTCGCCGACCCCCGCCATGATGGCGCCCGGAGATACGGTGCGGTTCCTGCCGGCAAGGATCGAGCTATGA
- a CDS encoding biotin-dependent carboxyltransferase family protein: protein MIEICESGPFNTVQDLGRPGYRDIGVSASGAMDPLAVRIGNILVGNDENAAAIEVQTFPFRLRFEQPTVFAVTGADGNPRLDGSELMPWCAYAAEPGQVLELKQPPLLARAYISFGGGLDIPVVMGSRSTSLRGGFGGNAGRPLAKDDRIAVGEDLEITMLPAMGLAVLEPAVALRDVFPAPVDGALPIRALPAGENDLFAGDGEAFWGQTWRISSRSDRTGYRLSGEPITPTASIEMRSHGVVPGVIQVPPGGEPIVQMSDANTAGGYPKIAGVIECDLWRLGQARIGARLKFIRSTHAQARAVEQAVARYVDDVRETCGLVKRALKAMA from the coding sequence ATGATCGAGATTTGCGAAAGCGGCCCTTTCAACACGGTGCAGGATCTCGGACGTCCCGGCTATCGCGATATCGGCGTGTCGGCGAGCGGCGCGATGGATCCACTCGCGGTCAGGATCGGCAATATTCTCGTCGGCAATGACGAGAATGCCGCGGCGATCGAAGTGCAGACATTCCCGTTCAGGTTGCGCTTCGAACAGCCCACCGTTTTTGCCGTGACCGGCGCCGACGGCAATCCTCGTCTCGATGGATCGGAACTCATGCCCTGGTGCGCCTATGCAGCAGAGCCCGGCCAGGTTCTCGAACTGAAGCAGCCCCCGCTGCTGGCGCGCGCCTATATTTCGTTCGGCGGCGGGCTGGACATTCCAGTTGTCATGGGGTCGCGCAGCACGTCGCTGCGCGGCGGCTTTGGCGGTAATGCCGGCCGGCCGCTGGCGAAGGATGATCGGATCGCGGTCGGCGAGGACTTGGAGATTACCATGCTGCCGGCCATGGGCCTCGCGGTCCTCGAGCCGGCCGTGGCACTGCGCGACGTCTTCCCGGCGCCCGTCGATGGGGCGCTGCCGATCCGCGCCTTGCCTGCCGGCGAGAACGATCTTTTTGCCGGAGACGGCGAAGCCTTCTGGGGCCAGACCTGGCGGATTTCCTCGCGCAGCGACCGGACGGGCTACCGCCTGTCCGGCGAGCCGATCACGCCGACCGCCTCCATCGAGATGCGCTCTCACGGCGTCGTGCCCGGCGTGATCCAGGTTCCGCCCGGCGGCGAACCGATCGTGCAGATGAGCGATGCGAATACGGCCGGCGGCTATCCGAAGATCGCCGGCGTGATCGAATGCGACCTCTGGCGGCTCGGCCAAGCCCGCATCGGCGCGCGCCTGAAATTCATCCGCTCGACGCATGCGCAAGCGCGCGCGGTGGAACAGGCCGTCGCCCGCTATGTCGACGATGTGAGGGAGACATGCGGGCTGGTCAAGCGCGCCCTGAAGGCGATGGCCTAG
- a CDS encoding amino acid ABC transporter ATP-binding protein: MTMSVSTQESQTIRLSRVCKSYGDYPVLKDIDAQVARGEVVVICGPSGSGKSTLIRTINRLEEINSGSITLDGQDIHASMRAKALNAMRSRIGFVFQNFNLFPHLSVAENVSMSPIRVKGVAPDIAHEKALKLLDRVGLADKARAYPGQLSGGQQQRVAIARALAMEPPVMLFDEPTSALDPEMVGEVLAVMKSLASEGMTMLCVTHEMGFARDVADRIWFIDAGQIIETATPDDFFSSPRHPRAQRFLADLRH, translated from the coding sequence ATGACCATGTCCGTTTCAACGCAGGAATCGCAGACGATCCGGCTTTCACGGGTCTGCAAGAGCTACGGCGACTATCCGGTTCTGAAGGACATCGATGCGCAGGTGGCGCGCGGCGAAGTCGTGGTCATCTGCGGACCGTCCGGGTCGGGAAAATCCACGCTGATCCGCACGATCAATCGTCTCGAGGAGATCAACAGCGGATCGATCACGCTCGACGGGCAAGATATTCATGCCTCGATGCGGGCAAAGGCGCTCAACGCGATGCGCAGCCGGATCGGCTTCGTATTTCAGAACTTCAACCTGTTTCCGCATCTGTCGGTCGCCGAAAACGTATCGATGTCGCCGATCCGGGTGAAGGGCGTGGCGCCCGATATCGCGCATGAAAAGGCCCTCAAGCTCCTCGACCGGGTCGGCCTTGCCGACAAGGCCCGCGCCTATCCCGGTCAGCTGTCGGGCGGCCAGCAGCAGCGGGTGGCGATCGCCCGCGCGCTTGCCATGGAACCGCCGGTGATGCTGTTTGACGAACCGACGAGCGCGCTCGATCCCGAGATGGTCGGCGAGGTGCTCGCCGTCATGAAGAGCCTGGCCTCCGAAGGCATGACCATGCTCTGCGTCACCCACGAAATGGGTTTCGCACGCGATGTCGCCGACCGAATCTGGTTCATCGATGCGGGCCAGATCATCGAAACGGCGACGCCCGACGACTTCTTCAGCAGTCCGCGCCATCCCCGGGCCCAGCGCTTCCTCGCGGATCTCAGGCACTGA